A stretch of the Prochlorococcus marinus str. MIT 0918 genome encodes the following:
- a CDS encoding ABC transporter ATP-binding protein: MPIPVAKLSNVSKLYGKGELVVKALDGLNLEINSGDYLAVMGASGSGKSTAMNILGCLDRPSKGSYKLNGLAVEDLSDDELADLRNQELGFVFQQFHLLQDATALENVMLPMLYACVPSIQRTKLATEALARVGLADRVHNRPNQLSGGQQQRVAIARAIINKPSLLLADEPTGALDSKTTEDVLNLFDELHSQGITLVLVTHEDEVALRAKRKAYFKDGMIIKTS, encoded by the coding sequence ATGCCAATTCCGGTTGCAAAGCTTTCTAATGTCAGCAAGCTTTACGGGAAAGGAGAATTAGTCGTTAAAGCACTAGATGGATTAAATCTAGAAATTAACAGTGGAGATTATCTTGCGGTAATGGGTGCCAGCGGGTCTGGTAAAAGTACTGCAATGAATATTTTGGGTTGTCTTGATAGACCAAGCAAAGGCAGCTATAAACTCAATGGACTTGCAGTAGAAGACCTTAGCGACGATGAGCTAGCAGATCTTCGCAATCAAGAACTTGGTTTTGTTTTTCAACAGTTTCATTTACTTCAAGACGCAACAGCATTAGAGAATGTAATGCTACCTATGCTTTATGCTTGCGTTCCCTCAATACAACGAACAAAGTTGGCCACAGAAGCTCTTGCAAGAGTAGGTCTTGCAGATAGGGTTCATAACCGACCAAACCAACTTTCGGGAGGGCAACAACAACGAGTTGCAATAGCCAGAGCAATAATCAACAAACCTTCCTTACTTCTTGCAGATGAACCTACAGGGGCTTTGGATTCCAAGACAACCGAAGATGTTCTCAATTTATTTGATGAATTACATAGCCAAGGAATAACTTTAGTTTTGGTAACCCATGAAGATGAAGTTGCTTTGAGAGCAAAGAGAAAAGCATATTTTAAAGATGGGATGATTATAAAAACCTCCTGA
- a CDS encoding ABC transporter substrate-binding protein: MTTLSRRDFIRLGVLAGTLSLYGCSFGDSRATIRLPKGIIPKEFLKTLPSNWRYQLLDITPGTDFFKARFQEDTDLIAIGDGWLRNCPYDDFQSIASDDFLARYNSQAKIFLNNFSSEIALRLLPVAVSPWVMIFRRGENWASEAKGSWDVLLDSDLKGHIVFPNSPRLIMSLADRMSPSDSLQRLRKQAAAFDDVNGMNWLLSGKAKVAILPLQVCLKILVRDSRLRIAFPIEGAPLNWTLLLKPRLSLKPTPLEWIKQSWTLPLLVQLLSNGWIPPLPYSELEQAIDLLPLKYQVIYKSRRSFENSWSFSPLTLMEENLLEERWFNSFP, encoded by the coding sequence ATGACGACCCTAAGCAGAAGAGATTTTATTCGATTAGGAGTTTTAGCAGGGACCCTGAGCCTATATGGCTGTTCATTTGGAGATAGTAGAGCTACCATTAGACTTCCAAAAGGGATTATCCCTAAAGAATTCTTGAAGACTTTGCCTTCTAATTGGCGATATCAGCTTTTAGATATTACTCCAGGTACCGATTTTTTTAAAGCTCGATTTCAAGAAGACACTGATTTAATAGCTATTGGTGATGGCTGGTTAAGAAATTGCCCTTATGATGATTTTCAGTCTATTGCTTCAGATGATTTCTTGGCTAGATATAATAGTCAAGCAAAAATCTTTTTAAATAATTTCTCCTCAGAGATAGCATTACGACTCCTGCCAGTAGCTGTTAGCCCTTGGGTAATGATTTTTAGAAGAGGTGAGAATTGGGCCAGTGAAGCAAAAGGCTCATGGGATGTACTCTTGGATTCTGACCTTAAAGGACATATTGTTTTCCCTAATAGTCCCCGGTTGATTATGTCTTTAGCAGATCGAATGAGCCCTAGTGACTCATTGCAACGTTTAAGAAAGCAAGCAGCGGCTTTTGATGATGTTAATGGCATGAATTGGCTTCTTTCTGGGAAGGCCAAAGTTGCTATTCTTCCTTTGCAAGTTTGCTTGAAAATCCTAGTAAGGGACTCTCGCTTAAGGATTGCATTCCCTATTGAAGGAGCTCCTTTGAATTGGACATTACTACTTAAACCAAGACTGTCTCTAAAACCAACGCCGTTGGAATGGATTAAGCAATCATGGACTCTCCCATTATTGGTCCAATTGCTTTCAAATGGTTGGATCCCTCCTCTGCCATACTCTGAACTTGAGCAGGCAATTGATTTACTTCCATTAAAATATCAAGTCATTTATAAATCTAGACGATCTTTTGAGAATTCTTGGTCTTTCTCTCCATTAACTCTTATGGAAGAAAACCTTCTAGAAGAACGTTGGTTTAATTCATTCCCATAG
- a CDS encoding nicotinate-nucleotide--dimethylbenzimidazole phosphoribosyltransferase, whose protein sequence is MKHVDNSFLNELPEGCKAFGASSSSSSKLKMMKRLWTLAGNDINSLLVLANSKTAEIKGISAAGSTKESRRYTAAADAELLLLGPSAQRKWPLPPLPAGVSPALISHVAANLLEVKTLVLSVGLSQVPSCPYLAVDGASVGPSECLTTGKAMNINRVDTLWRKGLEMGLRMCKPLLISECVPGGTTTALAVLTGLGVSVDDLISSSSRTPPTGLKKKLVAKGLNSAGLGIHPAPKDLLAAVGDPFQPFAVGLLLGAREAEQPVLLGGGGQMVAVLATALASMDDSLRDKFVEGISIATTAWLANESFSSFQTPSAFSTLIERIEGFFEVSLLGLSCGLRFCRSSKKVLRDYEHGFVKEGVGAGAFTLLAQLNGFTCQKLLEECEEAVDSLYRIN, encoded by the coding sequence ATGAAGCATGTTGATAATAGTTTTTTAAATGAACTACCTGAGGGTTGCAAAGCATTTGGAGCATCATCATCATCTTCTTCCAAATTGAAGATGATGAAACGACTTTGGACTTTGGCTGGTAATGATATAAATAGTTTGTTGGTTTTAGCAAATTCTAAAACAGCTGAGATAAAAGGTATATCTGCTGCTGGGTCTACTAAAGAGTCTAGGCGATATACAGCTGCTGCTGATGCCGAACTTCTCTTGTTAGGACCTTCTGCTCAACGAAAATGGCCACTCCCTCCTCTTCCTGCTGGCGTTTCACCTGCTTTAATTAGTCATGTTGCTGCCAATTTACTAGAGGTTAAGACATTAGTTCTTAGTGTTGGTTTATCCCAGGTACCTTCCTGCCCTTATTTAGCAGTTGATGGAGCTTCTGTTGGACCATCTGAATGCCTTACTACAGGTAAAGCAATGAATATAAATCGAGTGGATACTCTTTGGAGAAAAGGGCTTGAAATGGGATTGAGAATGTGTAAACCACTGTTGATTTCAGAGTGTGTTCCTGGAGGCACTACCACGGCACTTGCTGTTTTGACTGGCTTAGGAGTTTCTGTAGATGATTTAATTAGTAGTAGTAGTCGTACCCCACCGACAGGACTAAAGAAAAAATTGGTCGCAAAGGGGTTGAATTCTGCAGGACTAGGAATTCACCCTGCCCCTAAAGATTTGTTAGCGGCTGTAGGAGATCCCTTTCAGCCATTTGCAGTTGGCCTTTTATTAGGAGCAAGGGAAGCAGAACAGCCGGTTTTGTTAGGAGGAGGAGGACAAATGGTAGCTGTACTCGCAACTGCGTTGGCGTCTATGGATGATTCTTTAAGAGATAAGTTTGTGGAGGGTATTTCAATTGCTACAACTGCATGGTTGGCTAATGAATCATTTTCTTCGTTTCAAACACCCAGCGCATTTTCCACTTTGATAGAGCGAATAGAAGGATTTTTCGAAGTGTCTCTACTTGGGTTGTCTTGTGGGTTGCGTTTTTGTAGAAGTTCTAAGAAGGTTTTAAGAGATTACGAACATGGATTTGTTAAAGAAGGAGTTGGTGCAGGTGCATTCACTTTGTTAGCTCAATTAAATGGTTTTACTTGTCAAAAACTATTGGAAGAATGTGAAGAGGCGGTTGATAGTCTATATAGAATTAACTAG
- a CDS encoding biotin--[acetyl-CoA-carboxylase] ligase: MSLSEMRKSTWKGAAPIAYEIKTSGSLKKTWKLRWKPVCGSTEIELSRWIRDVPVGVKTPLAFFAAKQSHGQGQRGKFWSSPFGGVWLSAAIPLAFEQESVGLFGLAVSVALANRLQKCSIPVQIKWPNDLLVEQRKIAGFLPRIIYRGQTPTFMCLGVGLNVFNRVPNEGISLIEISDNNNICLAKWSVEVLIAIEKAIVFLNNPSFLCSKAESLLWSTKIYQSGSNKLWTIDGLDQKGQLKVRRGFHKEVWNRWE, translated from the coding sequence GTGAGTCTTAGTGAAATGCGAAAATCTACGTGGAAAGGAGCTGCGCCAATTGCTTATGAAATAAAAACTAGTGGAAGCTTGAAGAAAACTTGGAAATTGAGATGGAAGCCAGTTTGTGGAAGCACTGAAATTGAACTTTCAAGGTGGATTAGAGATGTCCCAGTAGGGGTAAAGACTCCACTTGCTTTTTTTGCAGCAAAACAATCACACGGACAAGGGCAAAGAGGAAAATTTTGGAGTTCTCCTTTTGGAGGGGTTTGGCTAAGTGCCGCAATCCCTTTAGCTTTTGAGCAGGAATCTGTAGGTTTGTTTGGATTAGCAGTATCAGTTGCATTAGCTAACCGGCTGCAAAAATGTTCTATTCCAGTTCAAATTAAGTGGCCCAATGATTTGCTAGTTGAACAAAGGAAAATAGCTGGTTTTTTACCTCGAATTATTTACAGAGGTCAGACACCTACCTTTATGTGTTTAGGGGTTGGTTTAAATGTATTTAATCGTGTTCCAAACGAAGGAATTTCCTTAATAGAAATTTCTGATAATAATAATATTTGTTTAGCAAAATGGTCGGTAGAAGTTCTTATAGCTATCGAGAAAGCCATTGTGTTTTTAAATAACCCTAGTTTTCTTTGTTCAAAAGCAGAATCCCTTTTGTGGTCAACAAAAATATATCAATCAGGTTCTAATAAACTTTGGACTATTGATGGGTTAGATCAGAAGGGGCAATTGAAAGTAAGAAGAGGATTTCATAAAGAAGTTTGGAATCGTTGGGAATAA
- a CDS encoding NAD(P)H-quinone oxidoreductase subunit N, translating into MPDMGELLITTQAMAAPGDLLNLSLNAQAVLPEGCVLLALIGTLLVDLAGEEISTKWSPPICYLGLGSALIILGFQWDGVPESAFLGSFISDNFSIAFRAIIALSTLVSLLISWKYAKQTGSPIGEYAAILLAATLGAMLLCGSIDLISIFISLETLSVASYLLSGYLKQDARSSEAALKYLLVGSAAAAVFLYGASLLYGLSGSTSLKQIGLSLQNSPSPLAALALVFILATVAFKIAAVPFHQWTPDVYEGSPTPVVAFLSVGSKAAGFALAVRLLVGCFGAFDTQWKLLFTVLAVLSMTLGNVVALAQTSMKRMLAYSSIGQAGFVMIGLVCGTEEGYSAMILYMAAYLFMNLGAFACIILFTLRTGSDKISDYAGLYQKDPLITLGLSLCLLSLGGIPPMLGFFGKIYLFFAGWSDGQYLLVIVGLITSVISIYYYISVIKMMVVKEPQEASELVKAYPLIQWNTIGMPTLRLALLTCVFATAIGGILSNPLFKWANTAVAGTPILQEAITVADKTILS; encoded by the coding sequence ATTCCCGACATGGGTGAACTTCTTATTACGACTCAAGCAATGGCAGCTCCAGGAGATTTATTAAACCTTTCTCTTAATGCACAAGCAGTTCTTCCTGAAGGGTGTGTGCTTTTAGCATTAATTGGAACTTTATTGGTCGATTTAGCAGGAGAAGAGATCTCAACCAAGTGGTCACCACCAATATGTTATTTAGGCTTAGGTTCAGCATTAATAATCCTTGGTTTTCAATGGGATGGGGTCCCTGAATCTGCATTTCTTGGTTCTTTTATTTCAGATAATTTCTCAATTGCATTTAGGGCAATTATTGCTCTTTCAACATTAGTCTCCCTTCTTATCAGCTGGAAATATGCAAAACAAACAGGAAGTCCTATAGGAGAATATGCGGCAATTCTTCTGGCAGCGACCCTTGGAGCAATGCTTTTATGTGGCTCTATAGACCTAATTAGTATATTTATTTCTCTTGAGACACTTTCAGTGGCAAGCTATCTTCTTTCTGGCTACCTCAAGCAAGATGCAAGAAGCTCTGAAGCGGCTCTCAAATACCTTCTGGTTGGTTCTGCTGCTGCTGCCGTATTTTTATATGGTGCGTCATTACTTTATGGATTAAGTGGATCCACTAGCCTTAAACAGATTGGGTTATCACTTCAAAATAGCCCTTCTCCATTAGCAGCTTTAGCTCTTGTTTTTATTCTTGCAACTGTCGCTTTCAAAATAGCTGCCGTTCCTTTTCATCAATGGACACCAGATGTTTATGAAGGATCTCCTACTCCTGTAGTTGCATTCCTTTCAGTTGGTTCAAAAGCAGCAGGATTTGCTTTAGCTGTAAGACTTCTAGTTGGATGTTTTGGCGCTTTTGATACTCAATGGAAACTTCTTTTTACTGTCTTAGCAGTTCTAAGCATGACCTTAGGGAATGTAGTAGCCCTTGCTCAAACATCTATGAAAAGAATGCTTGCATATAGCTCAATAGGTCAAGCAGGTTTTGTAATGATTGGGCTCGTCTGCGGAACTGAAGAAGGTTACTCAGCAATGATCTTGTATATGGCTGCTTACCTCTTTATGAATCTTGGAGCATTTGCATGCATTATTCTATTTACATTAAGAACAGGAAGTGACAAGATTTCAGATTACGCAGGTTTATATCAAAAAGATCCCTTAATTACTCTTGGGTTGAGTCTATGCCTACTCTCTTTAGGCGGAATTCCACCTATGCTTGGTTTCTTTGGAAAAATTTATCTTTTCTTTGCAGGATGGTCAGATGGACAATATTTATTAGTAATTGTTGGTCTTATTACCTCAGTAATTTCAATTTATTACTATATATCTGTAATAAAAATGATGGTAGTAAAAGAGCCTCAAGAGGCATCTGAGCTTGTAAAAGCCTATCCATTAATTCAATGGAACACCATAGGAATGCCAACATTAAGATTGGCTTTATTGACTTGTGTTTTCGCAACTGCAATTGGCGGTATCTTATCTAATCCATTATTTAAATGGGCAAATACTGCTGTAGCAGGAACCCCTATCCTCCAAGAAGCTATAACTGTTGCTGATAAAACAATTTTAAGTTGA
- a CDS encoding DUF2232 domain-containing protein, translated as MVRLVETSYLSAATALIWIALYYLPIGGAFFRLALPLPLALLQVRRGSKAGLEGVSLLVMLLIALMGPVRGPLVLFPYGFLSLWLGWSWFRGLNWWISWSVGVFIGTLGFLVRVCLLSFLVGENLWIVITRAGYLLIERIIDLFNIPWIPDLIFVQLAALFLVVFQEFIFVLTLHAVAFWVFPKLQASIPMPPRILNNLILWDPI; from the coding sequence ATGGTTCGGTTAGTAGAGACCTCTTATTTATCTGCGGCTACAGCTTTGATTTGGATAGCCCTTTACTATTTGCCTATTGGAGGAGCTTTCTTTCGACTTGCTTTACCTCTCCCATTAGCCCTTCTACAAGTGAGAAGAGGTTCTAAAGCTGGATTGGAAGGAGTTAGCCTTTTGGTGATGCTTTTAATTGCATTAATGGGACCTGTTCGTGGGCCATTAGTTTTATTCCCTTATGGTTTTCTTTCTCTTTGGCTTGGTTGGAGTTGGTTTAGAGGTCTTAATTGGTGGATTAGTTGGAGTGTTGGTGTGTTCATAGGAACACTAGGATTCTTAGTTAGAGTTTGTTTGCTTTCATTTTTGGTTGGAGAAAATCTGTGGATTGTTATTACTCGTGCAGGATACCTTTTGATTGAGAGAATAATCGATCTATTTAATATTCCTTGGATTCCTGATCTTATTTTTGTGCAATTAGCAGCACTATTTTTAGTTGTTTTTCAGGAATTTATTTTTGTACTCACATTGCATGCAGTGGCTTTCTGGGTCTTCCCAAAACTTCAGGCTTCCATTCCAATGCCACCACGTATTTTAAATAATTTAATTTTGTGGGATCCAATTTAA
- a CDS encoding aldo/keto reductase, whose amino-acid sequence MKIIRNQFGIGPKVSLFTLGTMRAIESKAQMYSVLKRACLIGINHIETAPIYGPAETFLGESLEKLNFEGIHPQGGWIITTKIIPNCPLAKGKKQIKGMLKRLGVEKIHNLAIHGLNLSTHLNWALNGDGYELFEWARDENLIEQVGFSSHGSYSLIQSAIESNHFNFCSLHLHLLDPERIPLAQKALEKGMGVMAISPADKGGHLHTPSQTLIDDCYPIAPIEIAYRFLLSQGVSTLTIGAQSCKDLDLTSKLINANDPLRPLEKVVISRIHSNAKRRLGNTFCGQCRECLPCPMNVPIPEILRLRNLAIGHELQSFSKERYNLIGKAGHWWETHNASSCQKCGDCLPRCPNNLLIPDLLEETHSELLDSPKRRLWE is encoded by the coding sequence ATGAAGATCATACGTAATCAATTTGGTATAGGCCCAAAAGTGAGTTTGTTTACCTTAGGGACCATGAGAGCTATAGAGTCTAAAGCACAAATGTATTCAGTGCTAAAAAGAGCTTGTTTGATAGGAATTAATCATATTGAAACTGCTCCTATATATGGTCCTGCAGAAACTTTTCTAGGAGAATCTCTTGAGAAACTTAACTTTGAAGGAATTCATCCTCAAGGAGGCTGGATAATAACCACTAAAATCATCCCGAATTGTCCACTAGCTAAAGGGAAGAAGCAAATCAAAGGAATGCTTAAAAGATTAGGTGTCGAAAAGATTCATAATTTAGCAATACATGGCTTAAATCTTTCTACACACCTCAATTGGGCACTGAATGGTGATGGTTATGAATTGTTTGAGTGGGCAAGGGATGAGAATTTAATTGAGCAAGTCGGTTTTAGTTCACATGGCTCTTATTCTCTAATTCAATCGGCTATTGAGAGTAATCATTTTAACTTTTGTAGTCTTCACCTTCACTTATTAGATCCAGAAAGAATCCCTCTTGCACAAAAAGCTTTAGAGAAAGGAATGGGAGTAATGGCTATTTCACCTGCGGACAAAGGAGGTCATTTACATACGCCAAGTCAAACTTTAATAGATGATTGTTATCCTATAGCTCCTATAGAAATAGCCTATAGATTTTTACTTTCCCAGGGGGTTAGCACTTTAACAATAGGTGCACAATCATGCAAAGACCTTGACCTTACAAGCAAGTTGATCAATGCGAATGATCCTTTAAGGCCATTGGAGAAGGTGGTTATAAGTCGAATTCATAGCAATGCTAAAAGACGTTTAGGAAATACATTTTGCGGGCAATGTCGAGAATGTCTCCCATGTCCTATGAACGTTCCCATACCTGAGATCCTACGCCTCCGAAACCTAGCCATAGGACATGAGCTGCAATCTTTTTCTAAAGAGAGGTATAATTTAATAGGCAAAGCAGGGCATTGGTGGGAAACGCATAATGCAAGCTCATGTCAAAAGTGCGGGGATTGCTTGCCTAGATGTCCTAACAATCTTTTAATTCCTGATCTGCTTGAAGAAACTCATTCTGAGTTATTAGATTCTCCTAAACGCAGACTATGGGAATGA
- a CDS encoding AbrB family transcriptional regulator — MLVGKELLEKAKSLSNCSEDEIARGCGYVGPSGRVLRKNFYRALVQAKGYKLRSNGPGRPGNRSSRGRQAEFRTKVHGNGNLLIGHAYTKKLGLEPGQEFRIDIRKDSGAISLQPLSGKKA; from the coding sequence ATGCTGGTAGGCAAGGAATTACTCGAAAAAGCCAAATCCTTAAGCAATTGTTCTGAGGATGAGATTGCAAGAGGTTGCGGTTATGTGGGCCCAAGTGGAAGGGTTTTACGAAAAAACTTCTATCGAGCCTTAGTGCAAGCAAAGGGATACAAACTACGTTCAAATGGTCCTGGAAGGCCAGGGAATCGATCTTCTCGTGGCCGACAAGCAGAATTTCGCACTAAAGTTCACGGAAATGGAAACCTTTTAATCGGACACGCCTATACCAAAAAACTAGGTTTAGAGCCTGGTCAAGAATTTAGGATAGACATAAGAAAAGATTCTGGTGCTATCTCTCTTCAACCCTTAAGTGGTAAAAAAGCATAA
- a CDS encoding riboflavin synthase, which yields MFTGLVQAVGKIQRHAQGVLIEVPNSFPDLNLGDSIAVDGVCLTVCALRNTAFLANISEETLKKTVLGYKADERGIVNLELALRLCDRLGGHLVSGHVDGLGKVISIQALSNSWHLKIKWEDFTFSKYTCDKASISLNGISLTVAESKFDQGTFSIAVIPHTWENTSLKYLKEGELINLEADLMAKYAESLLGERLIDKKKNSQVENSNLSEDWLINNGFG from the coding sequence ATGTTTACAGGGCTTGTTCAAGCAGTAGGAAAAATTCAACGTCATGCTCAGGGTGTCTTGATTGAAGTGCCAAACTCTTTTCCTGACTTGAATTTAGGCGATAGTATTGCTGTTGATGGAGTTTGTTTAACAGTTTGCGCACTTAGAAACACAGCATTTTTAGCTAATATCAGCGAAGAGACTTTAAAGAAAACTGTACTTGGTTATAAAGCAGATGAAAGAGGAATTGTTAACTTAGAACTTGCTTTACGTTTATGTGATCGTTTAGGTGGGCATTTAGTGAGTGGGCATGTAGATGGGTTAGGCAAGGTTATTTCTATCCAGGCTTTAAGTAATTCGTGGCATTTAAAAATTAAATGGGAAGACTTTACATTTTCAAAATATACATGTGATAAAGCAAGTATTTCATTAAATGGAATAAGCCTTACCGTAGCAGAAAGCAAATTTGATCAAGGAACTTTCTCAATAGCCGTTATCCCGCATACTTGGGAAAACACTTCTTTAAAATATTTAAAAGAAGGAGAGTTAATTAATTTAGAAGCTGATCTGATGGCAAAATATGCAGAGAGCTTATTGGGTGAACGTTTAATTGATAAGAAAAAGAATTCTCAGGTTGAAAATTCAAACCTTTCAGAAGATTGGTTAATAAATAATGGATTTGGTTAA
- the topA gene encoding type I DNA topoisomerase, whose translation MAHTLVIVESPTKARTIKSFLPKGFQVIASMGHVRDLPKGASEIPAAMKKEKWSRIGVNTSQDFEPLYVIPKDKKKVVRELKSALKDAKELLLATDEDREGESISWHLLQLLKPKVPTKRMVFHEITKPAISKALQKTRDLDMELVHAQETRRILDRLVGYTLSPLLWKKVAWGLSAGRVQSVSVRLLVKRERERRAFQSASYWDLKSTLEKNTLPIEARLTHYLGQKIAKGSDFDEKTGNLKSNVKANLLQEKEAKELADVLEKEKWLVTAVDKKPTIRKPVPPFTTSTLQQEANRKLRLSARETMRCAQGLYERGFITYMRTDSVNLSQQAIKASRGCVELRYGKEYLSESPRQFSSNTRNAQEAHEAIRPAGEEFKTPKDSGLTGRDLNLYELIWKRTVASQMAEARLTMLSVDITVGKAIFRASGKNIDFPGFFRAYVEGSDDPEAALEGQEILLPSLAVDDELSPKSVEAIGHATKPPARYSEASLVKTLEKEGIGRPSTYASIIGTIVDRGYASLNANSLAPTFTAFAVTSLLEEHFPDLVDTTFTARMESSLDEISAGSVQWLPYLESFYKGSKGLAAQVDKREGDIDGKAYRKVELEGIPCTVRIGSNGPWLEGKRMNENGEEVDAKGNLPMDITPGDLDIEKVKQILNGPSDLGLHPDTGEKVYLRFGPWGPFVQLGEAMDKKDKPRRASLPKGMKTQEISLDAAVKLLSLPRLLGDHPQGGIVEARTGQFGPYVVWDKGTGEKPDNRSLKKEDDVYEIELTRALELLSIPKLGRGGRIALKDLGIPKGEKENIQVYNGPYGLYVKQGKINASLPKGKEAEEVTLEEAILLLGAKKTSGKPSSKSKKSTKRSVSAAKKKPATTKTTKTTKTTKTGRLRASAVRVIKAKK comes from the coding sequence GTGGCGCACACTTTGGTCATCGTAGAAAGTCCAACTAAGGCAAGGACTATTAAAAGCTTCTTGCCAAAAGGCTTTCAAGTAATTGCTTCTATGGGGCATGTTCGGGATCTCCCAAAAGGGGCCAGTGAGATACCAGCAGCTATGAAAAAAGAAAAATGGTCAAGAATTGGGGTTAATACTTCACAAGACTTCGAACCTTTGTACGTTATTCCTAAAGATAAAAAGAAAGTAGTTAGAGAGTTGAAATCTGCTTTAAAAGATGCAAAAGAACTCTTATTGGCTACTGATGAAGATAGAGAAGGTGAAAGTATTAGCTGGCATTTACTTCAATTGTTAAAGCCTAAAGTGCCAACTAAAAGAATGGTTTTCCATGAAATAACTAAACCTGCTATTTCAAAAGCTCTCCAGAAGACTAGAGACTTAGATATGGAGCTTGTGCACGCACAAGAAACAAGAAGAATTCTTGATCGTTTAGTTGGATATACTCTTTCTCCTCTTTTATGGAAAAAAGTTGCTTGGGGTCTTTCTGCAGGAAGAGTTCAGTCTGTTTCGGTAAGGCTCTTAGTAAAGAGAGAGAGAGAAAGAAGAGCTTTCCAAAGTGCAAGTTATTGGGATTTGAAATCTACGCTAGAGAAAAATACTCTTCCTATCGAAGCTCGTTTAACTCATTATTTAGGGCAAAAAATTGCTAAAGGAAGTGATTTTGATGAAAAGACAGGAAATCTAAAAAGTAATGTAAAAGCTAATTTACTCCAGGAAAAAGAGGCAAAAGAACTTGCAGATGTTCTCGAAAAAGAAAAATGGCTAGTTACTGCTGTAGATAAAAAGCCAACAATCAGAAAACCTGTACCACCATTTACAACAAGTACTCTTCAGCAAGAAGCTAATCGTAAATTAAGGCTTTCCGCAAGAGAAACAATGCGATGTGCTCAAGGCTTATATGAACGTGGTTTTATTACTTATATGAGAACAGATTCAGTGAATCTTTCTCAACAAGCGATAAAAGCCTCTCGTGGTTGTGTTGAATTGCGTTATGGCAAGGAGTACTTGAGTGAATCCCCTAGACAATTTAGTTCTAACACAAGAAATGCTCAAGAGGCTCATGAGGCAATTAGACCTGCTGGAGAGGAATTTAAGACTCCAAAGGACTCAGGCTTGACAGGGCGTGATTTGAACTTATACGAGTTGATATGGAAAAGGACAGTTGCAAGTCAAATGGCTGAAGCTCGTTTGACAATGCTTTCTGTTGATATAACAGTTGGCAAAGCTATTTTTCGGGCTAGTGGTAAAAATATTGATTTCCCAGGCTTTTTCAGAGCATATGTTGAAGGAAGTGATGACCCTGAAGCTGCTCTAGAAGGGCAAGAGATTCTTTTGCCTTCTTTAGCAGTCGATGATGAATTAAGCCCAAAGTCTGTCGAGGCTATTGGACACGCAACAAAGCCGCCAGCTAGATATAGTGAAGCTTCTTTAGTAAAAACTCTTGAAAAGGAAGGGATTGGAAGGCCTTCGACTTATGCAAGTATCATTGGAACTATTGTTGATAGAGGATATGCTTCTTTAAATGCAAACTCACTTGCCCCAACTTTTACTGCATTTGCAGTAACTTCTCTATTAGAAGAACATTTCCCAGATTTAGTTGATACAACGTTCACTGCAAGAATGGAATCTTCATTAGATGAGATTTCAGCAGGTTCTGTTCAATGGCTGCCTTATTTGGAATCTTTTTATAAGGGCAGTAAGGGTTTGGCTGCTCAAGTTGATAAGAGAGAAGGAGATATAGATGGAAAGGCATATAGGAAAGTTGAACTTGAAGGTATCCCCTGCACAGTTCGAATTGGATCGAATGGTCCTTGGTTAGAAGGAAAAAGGATGAATGAAAACGGAGAAGAAGTTGATGCAAAAGGTAATTTGCCGATGGATATAACACCAGGTGATCTTGATATAGAAAAGGTAAAACAAATTCTTAATGGTCCGTCAGACCTAGGTCTTCATCCAGATACAGGAGAGAAAGTTTATCTTCGTTTTGGCCCATGGGGACCTTTTGTTCAATTAGGCGAGGCAATGGATAAAAAAGATAAACCTAGGAGAGCCTCACTACCCAAGGGGATGAAGACACAGGAAATTTCATTAGATGCTGCGGTCAAACTTTTGAGCTTGCCGCGATTGCTAGGTGATCATCCTCAGGGTGGGATAGTTGAAGCTCGAACTGGTCAGTTTGGTCCTTATGTTGTTTGGGATAAGGGTACTGGTGAGAAACCTGATAATCGTTCATTGAAGAAAGAAGATGATGTTTATGAAATTGAATTAACAAGAGCGCTTGAGTTATTATCAATACCAAAACTTGGTAGAGGAGGGCGAATAGCTCTTAAAGATTTAGGAATACCTAAAGGCGAGAAAGAAAATATTCAAGTTTATAATGGTCCTTATGGACTTTATGTGAAACAAGGAAAAATCAATGCTTCTTTACCTAAGGGAAAGGAGGCAGAGGAGGTAACACTAGAAGAAGCAATTTTATTGTTAGGAGCAAAGAAGACATCTGGCAAGCCAAGTTCAAAATCAAAAAAAAGCACTAAAAGATCTGTTAGTGCAGCCAAGAAAAAACCTGCAACAACTAAAACAACTAAAACAACTAAAACAACTAAAACAGGACGCTTAAGAGCAAGTGCAGTCAGAGTTATTAAAGCGAAAAAGTAG